The sequence CACCTCAGCTTGATCTGACGTTCAAAGGCCAAGTGAGCAACGCTGCATGTCAAACGTAAGTAGAGGCGAAAAAAACAAACTGTATTCTACTATCAAATTCTACATTTATATAAAACTCTGAACCTTACATATTTTGATATGCAATTGTGCAGAGGGTTGACCTCTATCTTTATATATAAAATACTGTAAGTCTTGATTTTCTTTGCAGGTTCATCTTACGGCACTATCGCTGGCTTCAGACTATGGTGTTCGCCATTAAGGAGATAAACAGTAGCCCTATTTTGCTGCCAAACCTCACTCTGGGGTACCTGGCATTCGACACCTGCCTGCAGGAGCAGACAACAGTCGGGGCTGCGCTGGCCATGATGACGGGGCAGGAGGCTGCGGTTTGGGGTTCCAGCTGCACTGGCAGCCCTCAGGTGCCCATAATCATCGGTGATGCCAGGTCGTCTGGCTCCCTTGCAGTTGCCCGGACTCTGGGTATTTTTGACATCCCTATGGTGAGTTAGGGCACAATGCTGATAACTGTTTATTCTCTCTGCTCACTGTAATTATAGATTATATTTTACTCTGGAACTATGAATGGACTCACCAATTATATTTCAGTTGTTTTTATGCTGCTTTTATTTTAACAGGCTATTGATCCATAGTGGAAAAATATGTTGTGTATTTACAACAAGCACAGAATGAAAGTAATTGCAGATGCAagttaaaaatgaaatattTCCAGTACATTATTCTTTAGATTATATCTATCCTCTTTAGGTCAGCTACTTTGCCTCCTGTGCATGCTTGAGTGACAGACAGAAGTACCCAAACTTCTTTCGCACCGTCCCCAGCGATGCCTTCCAGGCCAAAGAGCTTGCCCATCTGCTGCAGTTGCTGGGCTGGGCGTGGATCGGGGTCGTGTTCGGAGATGATGATTACGGCCACTACGGTGTGCAGCTGCTCCTGAAGGAGCTGCAGGGCTCCAACGTATGTGTCGCGTTCAGCCAAGTCATCCCCAAAGGCTACAACCCCCAGAGGATAAGGCACATCGTGGAGACCATTCGCCTGTCCACAGCGAGGGTGGTGGTCATCTTTGCCATCACCAATGATGCACAAGTCATTCTAGAGGAGGTGGTTAGGCAGAACATCAGTGACAGGCAGTGGATCGGCTCTGAAGGCTGGGTTACATCTCCTGACATTTCAACTCCTCAGAATCTGCCCTCGTTGGTGGGGACACTGGGCTTCGCTCTGAGAAAGGCCCATATTCCAGGCTTGGGCTCTTTCCTCACCAGCATCAAGCCGGCGGGGTCGAGGACTGAGCCGTTTGTGAGAGAGTTCTGGGAGACTCTCTTTGAGTGCTCGCTGGAGGGAAACTCCTCCTCTGGAGACAACAGGCCCCGTTGCACAGGCACAGAGAGCGTGGAGAAGAAGGCCAACTCATACTCAGATGTGACTCAGCTGGGAGTGAGCTACAATGTGTACAAGGCTGTGTATGCTGTTGCCCATGCAATTCAGGACATGCTCGCTTGCCCACCAGGCCAGGGGCCATTTCAGAATGGGACATGTCCCAATGTCAAAAAGATGACACCAAAACAGGTAGGGCAGGCACTCTAACTTTATtactttttcctgccatctcaTCAGTCATATGACCATTTTTGCTTTCGTTTGGATTGTAGCCTGCTGCTCAGTGAATGAAAAAtattatgttctctctctctctctctgcctcccctttgcacctctctctccctctctctctcccccctgtgAGCATGgttgtttgtctttctctctctccatgtgtttTTAATCCATATTTGGAGCTCCTTCACTACTTGAAGAAGGTGAATTTTACAACACCTCTGGGAGATACTGTAAACTTTGATATGAATGGAGACCCCTCTGCCTCATATGACATCATCAACTGGCACATAGGTGATGGAGCCAAAGCTGAGTTTGTGAAGGTGGGGCAGTACGACTCCAGCCGAGGGCCGGGTCAGaaactccagctgaacctctccaaagtggtgtggggtggtggatGGACCAGCAAGGTAAAATGTCAGCTAACGAGTACAAAAATGGGTTTTGACAGCCAAAGCAGCCATTTAACCAAGCGTATGTTGTCTGTTAAATACAGAGAAATTAGAAAAGAACAAAGAGAGACTCTGTTGTACTCAGGAGAGTCTGTTTACATTAGAAAGATATGAATATGTTTATACAATTTATAAAGACATATTAAGCCAACACTCGAGAACCCACTGGAGAGAAAACGGTCCAAAGAATGCCTGAGGGAATAAATATGgatttatttcacaaaaaataagacagggatgggcagtatttataATACATgtgtttgaaatacatatttcaaatacaacatagtattttgtaatttgtattttatcaggttgaagaaaatggcttcgtattttgtatcaaaatactttataggtgtgtatttttgtagtttaaaattactgccaaatatttttgCTAAACCATACAccataaaaatgcaaaaaaatgaatatagcctctgactggtgctgattTAGTAACTTGCCCAGACtcattgtgatcagaatattgagattcaggaagatccAGTGCTGAGTAACGTGTAGGTTACACACAcccatgcgcgcgcgcacacacacacacacacacacacacacacacacacacacacacacacacacacacacacacacacacacacacacacacacacacacacacacacactccctctctcacaccaacCCACTTACTGAACCACGTGGTTACTTGATCACCCACACTTAAAAGTTAGTCTGTTTTTGGTAGAACTTTGGACAACTTTGactgtgatgtgtatgtgtcctcCAAAGCTGATATACACAAGGCACCTTTCTGGGCAATGTTGCTGAGCAATGTTCCTGAGTATTCCCTTACAAAAACTCATTTGCACCAGAAAGCTCATTTGCTTGTGGAAATATGACCTTGCTGCAAATTTGTGGCAATTGTTCGCCAGAAACATGAATTTTCTGCAAGTGTTGTTTTTCTGGCATGTTCACGTTGATATTGGGCAacttatttatgtttttattacagtttttctcgattgcttttacctgcttaagttaactagaacccacttggtcttcatgactactttctttgcacagcagaagtcatctcttgcgaatgtgttcacacattttcattgggtttacacatttctcacacccttttgcaaaacagttaacacaggtgtcattcaaaagcctcaaactctattggttttcccatgctaaacaaaaggaaaacatcttttcacaggtggtatagattccttgcataagtctgaatttctgatacacctgtgtgaaacccctttgcacaattcttcaatcagcaatcattcatttaggcaaagtactgtattgcctatttggtggagaaaacagtacaaaaggtctttactgtatgtctatttcgatgaaagttgtagttcaatgaaatttacagtatattgctaggtgtttgctgtatgtcttacatgtcaatgacagttacatcttgggaggaatgaataatttgtttttttattcagtcttttcagagtttttttctgataccagaaaaatgagaaagtaatgaaacagacatagcaaaaatgctcattttgagaactagattttgcattttgttgcccagtgtgtaatgattgattaaagagtgtttttgaattggcaacaagttgtagtgtttgaaggcaagatttgcttttgctgcatgttttaagtgttttaagagagtaacagccttttgcaaacaaaatgtgtcattttgtccagagtgcttttgttcagacacaggtgttaactgttttgagaatgtgatgtcagagttgacacaggtatcaaaacgatcgagaaaaactgtaggcAACTTATTCTTGAGAACTTGAATCATCAGTAGGCAACATGATCATCCAATaggaacacatggaaccggttatgtggttaccctcaacattgctcaaaaagttgtccCATGAATCACCTAAAGCATGATGAAAAATTCAGAAACCTGAAAGGGCCATTTTTTCTTCATGAATATACAcattccacaattgttaaaaacacatttattgaaaccttccacccttttctccattcttaaactacattcacagaatgtcttacagttcttgcaaaataaaacgcTCGCCTCAAaggttttacttgtgctcagaaccaaacagtgtcagagtccCGAttcagtgtatgattgaagtgttcccctaatttttttgagcagcaTATTTTATATAGTCACTAGCAGGGCCTTTGACTGTTCCTCTGCAGATACCCGTGTCAGTATGCAGCACCCCTTGCACTCCTGGAACCAGGAAGGCTCTGCAAAAGGGAAGACCAGTCTGCTGTTTCGACTGTGTACAATGTCCAGATGGGGAAATCAGTAATGAAACGGGTACAATTCTTTTGTCACATAAACATTCATTCTTACTTTGTCATAAGTTTGTGAATTACACTGCTCACATAATATTCAatgtattgttgtatttgtTGTCTTTTATCTACTATTCCATCAAGGTGCAACTGAATGCATAAGATGCCCAGAGCACTTCTGGTCCAACAACCTGAGGACAGAATGTATCCCAAAGAAAGAGGAGTTCCTCTCCTTCCAGGAGCCAATGGGGATTTTTCTGACGGCTCTTTCAATATCCGGAGCGCTACTCACATCTGCCGTCCTTGTGACCTTCATCCTCCACAGGGACACACCCCTGGTCCGTGCCAACAACTCCGAGCTGAGCTTCCTCCTGCTGCTGTCCCTCATCCTCTGCTTCCTGTGCGCCATGTCCTTCATCGGCCGGCCATTGGCCTGGTCCTGCATGCTGAGACACACCCTCTTCGGGGTGACTTTTGTGGTGTGCATTTCATGCATCCTCAGTAAGACAGTGGTGGTCCTTGTAGCCTTCCGGGCCACACTACCGGGCAGTAACCTGATGCGCTACTTTGGGCCGGCACAGCAGAGGATAGGGATCTGTGTGTGCACCTTGATCcaggtgctggtgtgtgtgctctggCTTACGCTGGACCCTCCACTGCCCTCGCAAAACAAAGCCACCATCCGCAGTGCCACGGTGGTCCTGGAGTGTGCAGCCCACTCACTGGCTGGGTTTGCTGCTTTGCTGGGCTACATCGGTCTGCTGGCAACTGTCTGTTTTCTACTGGCTTTCTTTGCCAGGAGGCTCCCTGACAATTTTAATGAGGCCAAGTTCATCACCTTCAGCATGTTGATATTTTGCGCTGTGTGGATAGCATTTGTCCCAGCCTATGTGAGCTCACCAGGAAAGTACACCGTTGCTGTGGAAATTTTTGCCATCCTGGCCTCCAGCTATGGGCTGCTTTTATGCATTTTTGCACCAAAATGTTACATCATTCTGTTCCAACCACATAAAAATACCAAGAAAAGCATGATGGCCAAATGACGATACGctctgttaaaatgcactttttCTACTTCTTGCCATTCTTCAAAATGGTCTACTAATATGCTGACTAATGCAGGCTTAATTGACAACTGTTTACTGTTAATTCTCTGTAATTTTCAATTCTGTAAGTCACTAtgaacaaaagtgtctgctaaattccaTACCATAAATCTCATTCATCTGTTATAGTGACATATATTTGTTTTGGGTTATGTTTGTCAGACTTTCTTGTACTTGTGATGCTTTAGTAAAATATAATGATTTGTGAGAATGTCAACTGCCCCATTTTTCTCTCTGCAACCACGCAATTGTAAATGGTGCCACATgttacaaaaacaatatttcTCTTTGCCAGAACTGTAACTCTTCCctcaaacaaatgaacaaaagTGTTCATGTGCAAACCAATGTTTCAACCGTGAGAACCCtgtccacacaccacaccagttATCTTCCTCTGCAATGTTCTGGCTTCtaatcacacaccacactcacacacacactaaacagacCTCTCTTTCAACACTCCACCTCCACTCAGTCATCATCTGGCCAGTCCACTGTCGACTGGCCTTCCTCAGGGAGCTGCTTGTTATTATGAGTGTCCACGATCTTGTGTGACCTCAGTGCCATCACTAGATAAACCCCAGCAGACAAAAGGCCCAGTGAGATGACCCCCCAATGAGCCCATTGTGCCGCCTGGAGCGACACTGTATCTGGTGGGAGCCAGAAGGGCGCAACACAGACAAACCAAGTGTTCTGTGGCGATCAGCAAAGCAGCCCCCTCCAAGAACAGCAGAGGAATGAATCCATTCTATACTCAAACTGCGTTTCTTGACTTTGCTCGATTTAATACAACTGGAGTTGTGACATAACACACATTTTATCCTAACATAATGAAATACAGTAAAACagaaattatgaaaataaacaacCATAGTCAGGTTAACTCTGAAAGTATTTTTTGTCCCTGTActttttagataataataatagtatacTTAACTGACAGACCAAGCATCAATAAATATAGACAATAGACATATCCTAGTAGATTTTTGCTCTGTctctacacacctacacacaaacacacacacctttgctaCGTGAGGTCTAGTGGGAGGGGTTGGAGTTTAGAGGGTGTCTAGAACATGTGTGATGAACATGCTGAACGAGTTATTAAAACTCATTAGCAGAGCTGGCATGGGCTGTGCAGACAGCCTGGGGCTGTTTTCTGAGCCGCAGTCATTTTCCCAACACGTCAGGAGGTGTGAGCTGTCAAGCGGCCtggccccctcctctcctccgacGTGCCCGTAGGAACGGCCTCCGCTCCGCCTCCGCCGGGCCGGTCCCCCCGAAGCAGGCCCGCACTCACAGGCCATCCATCACTGCCACCGTCACTGGGGATACGAGACTGTGACAGATCAGCGCTTACACACATTATGTGGCTGTGCTTCTGTGCTTGAACAGTGAGACAGACAGCTGATTATTGTGTGCCATCATCATTGGCATTACAACACTCTGATTTATAGAGAGAGGGGCGGGGGAGTGGGTGAATGTCTTAGATGTCATACACGCGTCCCTGATGAACCAGCATACACAAGGCAAAGGAGATTTGGTGGTATTACGTTGGTGTTgtttgtacatattttcatgcaGCGGTTCACAAGTTGGCTGAGGTAATAGCCAAATTACCGTTCCTTGTGGAGCCAATTTGGCTCACAATTATCATATTTTCTTTGTACTAAGAGGGAATATTCTACAATTACATTAGAGAGGAGGAAAATGGCCTATAAAATCATAATAAATCATTCTTACAAGTCATTTCTCAGAAACACAAATCTCCTTACACTTTCATacattaatattttaaattCTTCTTATTAGAATCTTTCCTTTTTCAGCTAAATCGTCTTTAAGTGCTTGCACTAGCAACTTAGGACAGCTTTTGGAAACACACAAAGGAAAACACTTCTGGTGGATGTACTTTGACCAAATGCAGATCCACAAGTATAATAGACTTTTCAATAGACAACAAACGAGCCATTTATTGACTCTTTACAGGACTTGTCCATGGGTCACTCAGTGCACATCCTCCAAGTGTCTTGTGAGAATGTTGTTTACACTTTTTTCAAATGCTTACACAATAAATCTtttcttgtcacacaattttctaatcatgtcttccaaacatcataaccccacaccaaatctgcaaaaccaaaCTAAttttcagtgtttgactcagttttcaattgactaaaacacattttgcaaaacaccacacacaattttctacttaacacacaaaaatcgaacaggaagtaacttgatttcatttttcaaacacaacccatcaaaatgccacactaaatcaccagtgcttcactctctctcttcacatgtgtaaataCTCATTACTTTACGGAACACCATCCAGTCATTgtcttagtataggcctataaatagatactctatatgtaggtatggaccctttcaatctggcccTAGAGGATTttagaaccaatgcagatactttgaaaggaatgttctacaaaatgtcgactttatgtacagtaaaacttgtcttttttactatatttatgtcttttttgtgtttttgtgtcatttttctatagacctatgaatacatacaccccccccccccccccacacacacacacacatacatacagacaaacacacacacacacacacacacacacacacacacacacacacacacacacacacacacacttttttctttGGAAAAATGTAACCATCcaaagtaatttgatagtagtcagtcatttccatAGGCAAAATCAGCTTGTTCAGAACTCCATgaacatctggtggtcattgccTCATCTGGTGGtctattttgctttgctttgttcttgttggctataaaatactgtattcacaacagcaaattatttggaaaaaatcactattttttggtttcaatattgcttgcatttttactgtgtatttcaacttctctctgtagataccATAACTTTCTTGTATGGAAATGCATAAAgcctatgaaagacagaagagcggttttgagcaacagtgtgtacatgatgtatccaaaatgtcatattatgacaaaagtgtttgtaatgtgaggcgaatgtttgatttaaagatgtgtttatgacattttgaacgttgtgtgtcattttgctggagatttgaggcattttgcattttgtgtgagcaattgttggttttgtgtgtggagttttgaaaaatagacacagagttttgaaaacgtgtgtaaacagttgtaaaaaactgtaatagaatTCACTAGAACTTCTGCGCCCTCTGGTGgtcagagtgcacacacacttcagaacaGATAAATACACATTACACTCTTGCACCACTCTACTACTCCTTACTGTCTTTCAAAGAAGACAGATACTTAACATTACACATGGGCAGGACTGAAACATAAAATAACGTTTAGCTATTTCCAGCTTTTCAACCATTTATGCATATTTTATGGAAATGAATATCTCATCGACCTCCTTTTTGTGACATGATGAACTTCTTTGTGTTATGTTCTGGCAGAAATATGATTATGTAACATTTAGGGACAAATATACATAAAAGAACACCAAAACTAGATGCCAAAATAGCAAATATCTCCACAGCTACAGTAAACTTCCCTGGAGAGCTGACATAAGCAGGAATAAAAGTGATCCAGACTGCACAGAATATCAGCATACTGAATGTGATGAATTTGGCTTCATTAAAGTTATCAGGTAGTTTACGAGCCAGAAAAGCCAGAATGAAACAAAAAGCAGCGAGGCAGCCAATGTAGCCCAGCACACAGCAGAACAGCGCCACCGAGCCCATGTGACACTCCAGGATGATCCTGTCTCGGTACAGCCACGTGTTCCTGATGGGATACGGTGGTGCTCTGACCAGCCACACGGCACAGAGGACCACCTGCAGCGAGGAGCCGAGGAGCACGCTCAGGCGCTGCTGCGGACGCCGGAACCAGCGGGCCGAGTTGTCACCGGGCAGCGTGGCCCGGAAGGCCATGAGCACCACGAGGGTCTTGCAGAGCAGGCAGGAGAGGCAGAGTGCGAAGCTCAGGCCGAAGGAGGTCCGGCGCAGCGGGCAGGCCCAGGGCGAGGGTCGGCCGAGGAAGGTGAGCGTGCACAGGAAGCACAGGCCCAACgagagcagcagcaggaagCTCAGCTCCGAGTTGTTGGCGCGGACGATGGGCGTGTTGTGGTGGCGCAGGAAGACGGCCGCCACCGCCAGCGTGAACGCGGCGCCAAGGATGGCCGTGGCTGCCAGAGCCATGCCGAAGGCCTCGGTGTAGGACAGGAACTCAATCTGCTTGTGCACGCAGGCGTCTCTCAGGGCGTTGGACCAGAAGTCAGCAGGACAGGGAGTGCATTCAGGCTGGTCTACAGAGTCAAAGGGTCTTACTTTACGTGAACAATGATAAAcactaaatgaaatgaaaaactgaatgaaaaacactgaaatgagactaatataggcttacaagttactaaattattattttcaaaaatgaTTCACGTCTCATTTATAAAAAAGAAACGATTCATgacagagactgtgtgtgtgtgtgtgtgtgtgtgtgtgtgtgtgtgtgtggtgtgtgtgtgtgtgcatgcacgtgtgtttatgtttttgctCAGGCAAGGAGGAATGGTCCTGTTGCTTAAGTGATTTCTGTCCTTACCTGTTTCATTTGTTATGGTGCCCTCTGCACACGGAACACAGTCATAACAGCACACAGGGAGGCCTTCCCTCGTGGCCTTTCTGAAGCCATGTTGACAACTGGCAGAGCAAACGGACTTGGGGACCTATGCATAATAACACCAGACATATTAAGTGTTGCATGAAAGAAGAACAAAGGAGAGGTAATATAGCACATtaataacattacattttaaagCACTACACAGAACACTGTTCATGAAGCAAACTGTTCATACAGCACGATGTGTTGCTGCTGCTACTCACCTCTCTGGTTCCCCCATACCAGATGATGCCGTCGGagttcagcagcagctgctgtgtGGGAGGCAGACTAGAGTCAAATCTGCCGACGGTCACATACTCCACAGGCCCACCAGGGGAGCCTGTCTGCCAGTTCACAATGTCATACGCACCCGCAGGGTCTCCGTTCTCATCAAAATGCACCGTGTCACCAAAGAGGTTTGTGTAGTTCACCGTACGCAAGTACTGAACCACCTGGGGGGAAATAATGGCAAATAATGCCATAAGGAATACAGAACAGAACACATATATGCAACTTCATACATGCAGGAAACAAACAGGTAAAACACATTCCTGCGTTAAGAGTAGTTTTACAGTCTTAGAGCAGAATCTATAATGCTTAATAAGGCAATTAACACACACTTATAGTAAAATCACAAACATAATCATCATGAATAACACATATTTGCATAGCACATAAAAGTCCAGTTGTACATCTCCCACCTGCCATGGATGGAGACTATGGATTGAGATGGATGAGTTGTGGTCAGTCAGTAAGTTGTGCAGAGCATGTGCCACAGCATACACGGCCTTGTGCATATTATACGTGACTCTGAGCTGAGACACGTCGTTGTAaatgctgtctgtgtcctgtacACTCTCCCTGCCCGTGCAGGTCTTAGTGTAAGGCACGGGGTCAGCCATAGAGGCAGCGGGAAGTGTGGTGTTGAAGGAGCACTGGAACTGCGTTTCCCAGAATTCCCGGACAAACGGGTTGTAGGGACTGCCCAGAGGTCTGAGGTTCTGCAGGAAATGCTTCAGGCCCGGGATCTCTGCCCGGCGGATGGCAAAGCCGATGGTGCCGCTGAGAGAGGGGTAGTTCTCCCGGGTGGAGATGAGAGTGGACGTGACCCAGGCCTCGCTGGCCACCCACTGCTTTCCCGTCACATTCTGGGACACCATCTCCTTCACCACAGGCTCAATGTCCTCCTCGATGGCAAAGGCCACCACCACTTGAGCTGTGGAGTCCCGGATGATTCCCACAATCTCCTGCAGCTGCTGTCGGGAGGGGAGCTTGGGGATGGTGATGCGGTACGCCACACACACGCCCAGACGAGTTACTTCGGCCGTGAACATATCGATGCCCATGCGCCCGTAGTCATCGTCTGCCCCCATGGTTCCCACCCAGGTCCAGCCGAAGTGCTTGACCAAATAGGCAAGGGCCCTCGCCTGGTTCACATCACTTGGGATGGTCCGGAAAAAGTATGGAAACTGGCTTTTGTCACTCAGGCAAGCACAGGATGCAAAGTAACTCACCTAAAGAAAAGAGGATGAATAAAGATTGAGAGAGATTGAAAcaaggacagagaaagagacaaagaaacaaatatcaagagagagagtgtgagacagagagagagagagagagagagagagagagcaagttaCGTTTAAAAATCACACCCTATTTGAGGCAATTTCTACATAAGTAATATTATCATTTTGCATGGACACAAAAATGTCACACAtatttgtgtttgtctctcACCAATGGAACTTTGAAGAGATTGAGCAGCCTGGAGATGGCCATAGACAGAGAGGATCCAGAATCTCCCACTATGAGGGGGACactgggagacacacacacccctgttcCGTTCCTCTTGAGGGGCTGTGAGATTACCGACAGAGCTGTCCTCAGAGAGAACATCTCCACTCCACATGTGTCATACAGCCTGTAGCCCAGTGTAATGTTGGGCAGCAAGGCGGGATTGCTATTGATCTCATCAATGAAGTACACCATGGCTTGGGACCAGCGGAACACCCGCAGATTAAACCTGCCAGAAAGACATTCGTCATTTCATAATTTcatgcacaacaacaacaaatgcaGAGTGACAGAAATGGAATAAACGAGAAGAGAAAGGttgagagagggaacaagacAACAAATCATTACAACAGTATTACGAGATGATGGATTAACTAAAAAATGTGCTCTCGGAGCGTATGAGCACTGTTTACCCCCGGCATCGCCTCTTGCCAGGTTCTTTGGAGAAGGTCAGTTCTTGTTCAACTCCTTTGGAGTGAATGGGGAACATCCCGGCCAGGACAACCTGCCCATCCTTGTGCACCACGGTGGAGTCGAGGTCCTTCCAACGCTGGCATCCCCCACTGGCTGCTCTCAGGCTGGGGCAGAGGAGGCTGAGGAGCAGGACAGCAGGGGGGAGCAAAGCCATCTCCATACAGGGCCTCTGGACCTCCAGACTGCCCCCTACTCTGAACACTGGCCCCTCTTCAGTGAGCCTTTATTGGTGGGAATTAATGAGGTTCTCATCTTCAGGGAAATGAAATGGGGGAGAAGGAAGAGGCATCATGCGTACAGGCATGCGCagatcccctcacacacacaagtgcatagTTTACAAACATGTGGTACTCacatagcatacacacacacacacacaaacacgtgtcACAAACTCACAATATTTAGTATTTCCGTATACAGCAGGGCCTTTCTGGATAAACATTTTTCTCTTtataaaaaatgaaagaaaatggaGATGATTTACATATTGAAAGAGGTTTTGTTGAGATAACGATGTTGTA is a genomic window of Alosa sapidissima isolate fAloSap1 chromosome 15, fAloSap1.pri, whole genome shotgun sequence containing:
- the LOC121684158 gene encoding extracellular calcium-sensing receptor-like, with amino-acid sequence MVFAIKEINSSPILLPNLTLGYLAFDTCLQEQTTVGAALAMMTGQEAAVWGSSCTGSPQVPIIIGDARSSGSLAVARTLGIFDIPMVSYFASCACLSDRQKYPNFFRTVPSDAFQAKELAHLLQLLGWAWIGVVFGDDDYGHYGVQLLLKELQGSNVCVAFSQVIPKGYNPQRIRHIVETIRLSTARVVVIFAITNDAQVILEEVVRQNISDRQWIGSEGWVTSPDISTPQNLPSLVGTLGFALRKAHIPGLGSFLTSIKPAGSRTEPFVREFWETLFECSLEGNSSSGDNRPRCTGTESVEKKANSYSDVTQLGVSYNVYKAVYAVAHAIQDMLACPPGQGPFQNGTCPNVKKMTPKQLLHYLKKVNFTTPLGDTVNFDMNGDPSASYDIINWHIGDGAKAEFVKVGQYDSSRGPGQKLQLNLSKVVWGGGWTSKIPVSVCSTPCTPGTRKALQKGRPVCCFDCVQCPDGEISNETGATECIRCPEHFWSNNLRTECIPKKEEFLSFQEPMGIFLTALSISGALLTSAVLVTFILHRDTPLVRANNSELSFLLLLSLILCFLCAMSFIGRPLAWSCMLRHTLFGVTFVVCISCILSKTVVVLVAFRATLPGSNLMRYFGPAQQRIGICVCTLIQVLVCVLWLTLDPPLPSQNKATIRSATVVLECAAHSLAGFAALLGYIGLLATVCFLLAFFARRLPDNFNEAKFITFSMLIFCAVWIAFVPAYVSSPGKYTVAVEIFAILASSYGLLLCIFAPKCYIILFQPHKNTKKSMMAK
- the LOC121684152 gene encoding extracellular calcium-sensing receptor, which encodes MFPIHSKGVEQELTFSKEPGKRRCRGFNLRVFRWSQAMVYFIDEINSNPALLPNITLGYRLYDTCGVEMFSLRTALSVISQPLKRNGTGVCVSPSVPLIVGDSGSSLSMAISRLLNLFKVPLVSYFASCACLSDKSQFPYFFRTIPSDVNQARALAYLVKHFGWTWVGTMGADDDYGRMGIDMFTAEVTRLGVCVAYRITIPKLPSRQQLQEIVGIIRDSTAQVVVAFAIEEDIEPVVKEMVSQNVTGKQWVASEAWVTSTLISTRENYPSLSGTIGFAIRRAEIPGLKHFLQNLRPLGSPYNPFVREFWETQFQCSFNTTLPAASMADPVPYTKTCTGRESVQDTDSIYNDVSQLRVTYNMHKAVYAVAHALHNLLTDHNSSISIHSLHPWQVVQYLRTVNYTNLFGDTVHFDENGDPAGAYDIVNWQTGSPGGPVEYVTVGRFDSSLPPTQQLLLNSDGIIWYGGTREVPKSVCSASCQHGFRKATREGLPVCCYDCVPCAEGTITNETDQPECTPCPADFWSNALRDACVHKQIEFLSYTEAFGMALAATAILGAAFTLAVAAVFLRHHNTPIVRANNSELSFLLLLSLGLCFLCTLTFLGRPSPWACPLRRTSFGLSFALCLSCLLCKTLVVLMAFRATLPGDNSARWFRRPQQRLSVLLGSSLQVVLCAVWLVRAPPYPIRNTWLYRDRIILECHMGSVALFCCVLGYIGCLAAFCFILAFLARKLPDNFNEAKFITFSMLIFCAVWITFIPAYVSSPGKFTVAVEIFAILASSFGVLLCIFVPKCYIIIFLPEHNTKKFIMSQKGGR